A single region of the Duganella sp. BuS-21 genome encodes:
- a CDS encoding HAMP domain-containing histidine kinase, whose translation MTSIRLRLLRWVIPPVLLMNLGAGALAYMLASPHLRQAVLRTLVLVEIVFALACVGLVWFSVSNGLRPLNRLRSRLNQREGDDLAPIAADDVPYELEPVVGAFNGLLAKVGEGAQARQDFLANVAHQLRTPLAGLKTQLEWLGARHDEAETAQSVRLMLSATERMIRQTNQLLALARAEPHQFEKARLEPLALDALVAEAVQSFVDQATLKAIDIGFDLQPVTISGDRFLLRDLIDNLIDNAIRYTPPHGTVTVTVGPGLLTVEDNGPGIPPAKREQVFSRYVRLDDKTHGSGLGLAIVRDIAMVHGARLTLSAAPSGQGALFSVKFN comes from the coding sequence ATGACCAGCATCCGGCTGCGGCTGCTGCGCTGGGTAATCCCGCCGGTGCTGTTGATGAATCTCGGCGCCGGCGCCCTGGCCTACATGCTGGCCTCGCCGCATCTGCGCCAGGCGGTGCTGCGCACGCTGGTGCTGGTGGAGATCGTGTTCGCGCTGGCCTGCGTGGGCCTGGTCTGGTTCTCGGTCAGCAACGGCCTGCGGCCGCTGAACCGCTTGCGGTCGCGGCTCAACCAGCGCGAGGGCGACGACCTGGCACCCATCGCCGCCGACGACGTGCCCTACGAACTGGAACCGGTGGTGGGCGCCTTCAACGGCCTGCTGGCCAAGGTGGGCGAGGGCGCGCAGGCACGGCAGGATTTCCTGGCCAATGTGGCGCACCAGCTGCGCACGCCGCTGGCCGGCCTGAAGACCCAGCTCGAATGGCTGGGCGCGCGCCACGACGAGGCGGAGACCGCGCAGTCGGTGCGGCTGATGCTGTCGGCCACCGAGCGCATGATACGGCAGACCAACCAGTTGCTGGCGCTGGCGCGGGCCGAGCCGCACCAGTTCGAAAAGGCCCGCCTGGAACCGCTGGCGCTGGACGCTCTGGTGGCCGAGGCCGTGCAATCCTTCGTCGACCAGGCCACGCTGAAGGCGATCGACATCGGTTTCGACTTGCAGCCGGTGACCATCAGCGGCGACCGCTTCCTGCTGCGCGACCTGATCGACAACCTGATCGACAATGCCATCCGCTACACGCCGCCGCATGGCACGGTCACGGTGACGGTGGGCCCCGGCCTGCTGACGGTGGAGGACAACGGCCCCGGCATTCCGCCGGCCAAGCGCGAGCAGGTGTTCAGCCGCTACGTTCGATTAGACGACAAGACCCACGGTAGCGGCCTGGGCCTGGCCATCGTGCGCGACATCGCCATGGTCCACGGTGCGCGGCTGACGCTGAGCGCTGCGCCCAGCGGCCAGGGAGCCCTGTTCAGCGTGAAATTCAACTAA
- a CDS encoding prepilin-type N-terminal cleavage/methylation domain-containing protein: MFKLSPPPGPRSRAGFTLIELLVTITIFGIMLAIGIPNASNWLLTNRARGASEFYAEGFSMARRQAVAHNAFSRISLTPNTNTGQMDWQVDLCFVGLNNTCGADDDSWSTTAAPAANDPEGGSGFRSIYRSADALPSSEVLQPTTLPVGASQVYYTATGWVNTAFDDRLTQLRLDPSSNYAHEVPVVALSVTLAGMATKCDPTLAVSDNRACPP, from the coding sequence ATGTTCAAACTAAGCCCGCCACCGGGACCTCGCAGCAGGGCCGGCTTCACGCTGATCGAGCTGCTGGTGACGATCACCATCTTCGGCATCATGCTGGCGATCGGCATCCCCAACGCCAGCAATTGGCTGCTGACCAACCGCGCGCGCGGCGCCAGCGAATTTTATGCCGAGGGCTTCAGCATGGCGCGCCGGCAGGCGGTGGCGCACAACGCCTTCAGCCGCATTTCGCTCACGCCCAACACCAATACCGGCCAGATGGATTGGCAGGTGGACCTCTGCTTTGTCGGCCTCAATAATACCTGCGGGGCCGACGACGATAGCTGGTCCACCACGGCGGCGCCCGCCGCCAACGACCCGGAGGGCGGGTCCGGCTTCCGCTCGATCTACCGCTCGGCCGATGCGCTGCCGTCGTCCGAGGTGCTGCAGCCGACCACGCTGCCGGTGGGTGCGTCGCAGGTGTATTACACCGCCACCGGCTGGGTGAACACCGCCTTCGACGACAGGCTGACCCAGCTGCGACTCGATCCATCGAGCAACTATGCCCACGAGGTGCCGGTGGTGGCGCTCAGCGTCACGCTGGCCGGCATGGCCACCAAGTGCGATCCGACGCTGGCGGTCAGCGACAACCGGGCCTGCCCGCCATGA
- a CDS encoding CHASE3 domain-containing protein gives MYFTVETAPYQRLPLYKTVLGVTCALLLIVNGFSLFHNLQALRGAQVLLSQTARVADRLQYLNVLVLDAESSMRSYFLSGRDAYLGPTRTALADSETEFKELQKLLADNPSQLKNLAQLQTLVRRRLGIMSQAIDVYRDGGLQEIVNIAKLSDDRSSMDEIRLLVVIMEQEQNETLNARSALFYEQYHKAVLLGMGINAVAIVVLIMFYQLVRRSFAHRAAVEHALQSANENLESTVQQRTEQLSVLSRHLISISEEEKVRLSRELHDELGANLTSISMDIAAVTQQLRNTHPELAEQLKRARGTLVETVEMKRRIVENLRPSLLDNLGLCAAIESYCEEFSRLSQVRCDCSVAADMEAMTRHSGDLSIALFRIVQESLTNIRKYAKASRVTVTLNRSGDGLMLRIIDDGIGIASDTIVKPMSHGLLGMRERALLLGGSLNIRRGRNDTGTCIEVAIPLRDVEPMAPPEHRRMALPPALTEVISSALHQPADDQTPSSLPYSTRPHTPPSLSDQAR, from the coding sequence ATGTATTTCACCGTCGAAACGGCGCCGTATCAACGCTTGCCACTGTACAAGACCGTCCTGGGCGTGACTTGTGCGTTGCTGCTGATCGTCAACGGTTTCAGCCTGTTCCATAATTTGCAGGCGCTGCGCGGCGCGCAGGTGTTGCTGAGCCAGACCGCGCGCGTGGCCGACCGCCTGCAATATCTGAACGTGCTGGTACTCGACGCCGAGAGCAGCATGCGCAGCTATTTCCTGTCCGGGCGCGACGCCTATCTCGGCCCCACCCGTACCGCGCTGGCCGACAGCGAAACCGAATTCAAGGAATTGCAGAAGCTGCTGGCGGACAATCCGTCGCAGTTGAAGAACCTGGCGCAATTGCAGACGCTGGTGCGGCGCCGCCTGGGCATCATGAGCCAGGCCATCGACGTCTACCGCGACGGCGGCCTGCAGGAAATCGTCAACATCGCCAAGCTCAGCGACGACCGTTCCAGCATGGATGAGATCCGCCTGCTGGTGGTCATCATGGAGCAGGAGCAGAACGAAACACTGAACGCGCGCAGCGCCCTGTTCTACGAGCAGTACCACAAGGCGGTGCTGTTGGGCATGGGCATCAATGCCGTCGCCATTGTGGTGCTGATCATGTTCTACCAGCTGGTGCGGCGCAGCTTCGCGCACCGCGCGGCGGTGGAGCACGCGCTGCAAAGCGCCAACGAAAACCTGGAGTCGACGGTTCAGCAGCGCACCGAGCAGCTGTCGGTGCTGTCGCGCCATCTGATCAGTATCAGCGAGGAAGAGAAAGTGCGTTTGTCGCGCGAATTGCACGATGAGCTGGGCGCCAACCTGACCTCGATCAGCATGGATATCGCCGCTGTCACCCAGCAGCTGCGCAACACCCATCCTGAACTGGCCGAGCAGCTCAAGCGCGCACGCGGCACGCTGGTGGAAACCGTGGAAATGAAACGCCGCATCGTCGAGAATTTACGCCCCAGCCTGTTGGACAACCTGGGCCTGTGCGCAGCCATCGAAAGCTATTGCGAGGAATTCAGCCGGCTGTCGCAGGTCCGCTGCGACTGTAGCGTGGCGGCCGATATGGAAGCGATGACACGCCATTCCGGCGACCTGTCGATTGCGCTGTTCCGCATCGTGCAGGAATCGCTGACCAATATCCGCAAATACGCCAAGGCCAGCCGTGTGACGGTGACCCTGAACCGCAGCGGCGACGGCTTGATGCTGCGGATTATCGATGACGGCATCGGCATCGCGTCCGACACCATCGTCAAGCCGATGTCGCACGGTCTGCTGGGCATGCGCGAGCGCGCCTTGCTGTTGGGCGGCAGCCTGAACATCCGGCGCGGCCGCAACGATACGGGGACTTGCATTGAAGTGGCGATTCCGCTGCGCGACGTGGAGCCGATGGCGCCGCCGGAGCACCGGCGCATGGCTTTGCCGCCGGCGCTGACCGAGGTGATCAGCAGCGCGCTACATCAACCCGCAGACGATCAAACTCCGTCTTCGCTACCTTATAGCACTCGCCCGCATACGCCTCCAAGCCTGAGCGATCAAGCACGGTGA
- a CDS encoding PilC/PilY family type IV pilus protein, which yields MKKLRSVLTVLAMLAALPAGAAPTQIAQVPLLNITGTGTVKPNLMLLFDNSGSMEQTYTPDYVNDGLCRSGATLQAGTMACNVGHPPFMSPDFNKQYYNPAISYQVPIKADGTFYPQQTAAATTNWTVVSNDGFGARRADLFGNTGTDNINLITGYPDLKWCNSGGACQFNTSTYAYPDATYRTATDITTGPYYYTIGVGQFCTDDTMKTCKSTSIGAAAPAGYPVPVRVRWCSDRLLTQCQGKRVGSFIYPSYSAPSGAIASYGTIAIGASASASSLSITGIAIDEGGSSVNITSGNMTAGTGTNTALKQQTLASTVAANIIARSTTNQYYACVRTPTGQPSVPACSVFGITLSADNVVAVVAVTCTGTKNVSNCVTVNDSSRAGWGFTVSASSARIAPAYVTFSGTTSSNGSPAIGTTKYNSTNLFNSLSLGQSKTAAQVATLFVTQIGTGGTYKAYAGSNGNCVNSLPNNSVCVVDSGAVANTGAITMGGFTNPGSLSASTTAAVMDTIPTTTAALSAGSGAPNPFVRVNIVSGRTYPKSIDRIDCAGATCTYNEEMTNFANWYVYYKSRLQMMKTSVGIAFSPITANYKVGYVKLSAAGAGGAIDIKPADFTGSARSTWYSTLYGTTTSGSTPIRTAMDNVGRMFANLSPYNYAAGQEVVQYPCQPNFMILTTDGYWNGSSTANVVNNDNVENTARFCTIAGGCTDKRAQSQPSISDVALHWYNGGSSTGTVSLRPSLEPDMTRPGSVPAAAGENTHLHMNTYALGLGVDGVMTYEPNYDTAPKPGGDFYNLITQAPSGCPWNAGGAYVWPDPDTGNTASTVQERVDDLWHAAINGHGKYFSAQDPKDVVNGLREALSNMQVRTGAAAAAATSTPNITLTDNDIFSATFTTVHWYGELTDRKIDTTTGDVMKTPSWSTSSTVGKSIATRKIKMMLPGQAPGTDPVDFTFDNMDSTTKAWFANKCGTLSQCTLLSSADKTIVNSGANMVDWLRGVQTYADDNLFRAYSSATDANGTIVPIVIGDIASSKPAYVREPHNNYPDLAYTDYKTDYANRPGTVFVAANDGMLHAFDAANGNERWAYVPRIVMSKLPALAGTTYGTNHQFTADGSPEVADVKINGQWRTMLVGGLNAGGRGYYALDVTDPAAPKVMWELCADAAVCPQHNEPELGLSFGNPQFGIWQGKWVVFLTSGYNNIPGTDGVGVGTGTGMLFIVEAATGNVLARAKTNSGDTTTPSGLAKITAISSDPLADAKVTYVYGGDVLGAMWRFDLTATSGAIAVLKMGDAGASKPITTRPDVTQCGVPVTSTDSNGVTSTKTTATRIVLFGTGRLLDVPDTSNTSVQTLFALKDSGNALGTIPTSSLVQQTLSVQGSSSNLTTYAVTNNPVDLTQKDGWYFNWNLNPGERMNLDPQIVSGVANVITNIPSSSSACSVGGTSNLYQVDVCTGQGVNGDPAGSTLSNTSAAVGFIIVRLPSGQLKLITTFADGSNSTVRTKELDTAEAHRVGWRRIKGE from the coding sequence ATGAAGAAGCTACGTTCCGTTTTGACGGTGTTGGCCATGCTGGCAGCCTTGCCGGCCGGGGCTGCGCCGACCCAGATCGCCCAGGTGCCGCTGCTGAACATCACCGGCACCGGCACCGTCAAGCCCAACCTGATGCTGTTGTTCGATAACTCCGGCTCGATGGAGCAGACCTACACGCCGGACTACGTCAACGACGGCCTGTGCCGTAGCGGCGCCACGCTGCAGGCCGGCACCATGGCCTGCAATGTCGGCCATCCGCCGTTCATGAGCCCGGACTTCAACAAGCAGTACTACAATCCGGCGATCTCCTATCAGGTGCCGATCAAGGCCGACGGCACGTTCTATCCGCAGCAGACGGCCGCCGCCACTACCAATTGGACGGTGGTCAGCAACGACGGCTTCGGCGCGCGCCGCGCCGACTTGTTCGGCAATACCGGCACCGACAACATCAACCTGATCACCGGCTACCCGGACCTGAAATGGTGCAACTCCGGCGGCGCCTGCCAGTTCAACACCTCGACCTACGCCTATCCGGACGCGACCTACAGGACGGCGACCGACATCACCACCGGGCCGTATTACTACACCATCGGCGTCGGCCAGTTCTGCACCGACGATACCATGAAGACCTGCAAGTCGACCTCGATCGGCGCGGCGGCGCCGGCCGGCTATCCGGTGCCGGTGCGGGTGCGCTGGTGCAGCGACCGCCTGCTGACCCAGTGCCAGGGCAAGCGCGTGGGCAGCTTCATCTACCCGAGCTATTCGGCGCCGTCGGGGGCCATCGCCTCCTACGGCACCATCGCCATCGGCGCCTCGGCCAGCGCCAGTTCGCTCAGCATCACCGGCATCGCGATCGATGAAGGCGGCAGCAGCGTCAATATCACCAGCGGCAATATGACCGCCGGCACCGGCACCAATACCGCGCTCAAACAGCAGACCCTGGCCAGCACGGTGGCGGCCAACATCATCGCGCGCAGCACCACCAACCAATACTATGCCTGCGTGCGCACGCCGACCGGCCAGCCCAGCGTGCCGGCCTGCAGCGTGTTCGGCATCACGCTGTCGGCCGACAACGTGGTGGCGGTGGTGGCGGTGACCTGCACCGGCACCAAGAACGTCAGCAACTGCGTGACCGTCAACGACAGTTCGCGCGCCGGCTGGGGCTTCACCGTCAGCGCCAGTTCGGCGCGCATCGCGCCGGCCTACGTCACCTTCAGCGGCACCACCTCCAGCAACGGCTCGCCGGCCATCGGCACCACCAAGTACAACAGCACCAACCTGTTCAACAGCCTGTCGCTGGGCCAGAGCAAGACGGCGGCCCAGGTGGCCACCTTGTTCGTCACCCAGATCGGCACCGGCGGCACCTACAAGGCCTACGCCGGCAGCAACGGCAACTGCGTCAACAGCCTGCCGAACAATAGCGTATGCGTGGTCGATAGCGGGGCGGTGGCCAACACCGGCGCCATCACCATGGGCGGCTTCACCAACCCCGGCTCGCTCAGCGCCAGCACTACGGCGGCGGTGATGGACACCATCCCGACCACCACGGCGGCGCTGTCGGCCGGCTCCGGCGCGCCCAATCCCTTTGTGCGCGTGAATATCGTCAGCGGCCGCACCTATCCGAAATCGATAGACCGCATCGACTGTGCCGGCGCCACCTGCACCTATAACGAGGAGATGACCAACTTCGCCAACTGGTATGTGTACTACAAGAGCCGTCTGCAAATGATGAAGACCTCGGTCGGCATCGCGTTCTCGCCGATTACCGCCAACTACAAGGTCGGCTATGTGAAGCTGTCGGCGGCCGGCGCGGGCGGCGCCATCGACATCAAGCCGGCCGACTTCACCGGCAGCGCGCGCAGCACCTGGTATAGCACCTTGTACGGCACCACCACCTCCGGCTCGACGCCGATCCGCACGGCGATGGACAACGTCGGCCGCATGTTCGCCAACCTGTCGCCGTACAACTACGCGGCCGGGCAGGAAGTAGTGCAGTACCCTTGCCAGCCCAACTTCATGATCCTGACCACGGACGGATACTGGAACGGCAGCAGCACCGCCAACGTCGTCAACAACGACAACGTGGAAAATACGGCGCGCTTCTGCACCATTGCCGGCGGCTGCACCGACAAGCGCGCGCAGTCGCAGCCGTCGATCTCCGATGTGGCGCTGCACTGGTACAACGGCGGATCGAGCACCGGCACGGTGTCTTTGCGGCCGTCGCTGGAGCCGGACATGACCCGTCCCGGTTCGGTGCCCGCCGCCGCCGGCGAGAACACGCATTTGCACATGAACACCTACGCGCTGGGCCTGGGGGTGGACGGGGTGATGACCTATGAGCCCAATTACGACACCGCGCCCAAGCCGGGCGGCGATTTCTACAACCTGATTACGCAGGCGCCGAGCGGCTGCCCGTGGAACGCCGGCGGCGCCTACGTCTGGCCCGATCCTGACACCGGCAACACCGCCAGCACGGTGCAGGAGCGGGTGGACGACCTGTGGCACGCGGCCATCAACGGCCATGGCAAATACTTCAGCGCGCAGGACCCCAAGGACGTGGTCAACGGCTTGCGCGAGGCGCTGTCGAATATGCAGGTGCGCACCGGCGCTGCGGCGGCGGCGGCGACTTCGACGCCGAACATCACGCTGACCGACAACGACATTTTCTCGGCCACCTTCACCACCGTGCACTGGTACGGCGAACTGACCGACCGCAAGATCGACACCACCACCGGCGACGTGATGAAGACGCCCAGCTGGAGCACCAGCAGCACGGTCGGCAAATCCATCGCGACCCGCAAGATCAAGATGATGCTGCCGGGGCAGGCGCCGGGCACCGACCCGGTGGACTTCACCTTCGATAATATGGACAGCACGACCAAGGCCTGGTTCGCCAACAAGTGCGGCACGCTGAGCCAGTGCACGCTGCTGTCGAGCGCCGACAAGACCATTGTCAACAGCGGTGCGAACATGGTCGACTGGTTGCGCGGCGTGCAAACCTACGCCGACGACAACCTGTTCCGCGCCTATAGCTCGGCCACCGACGCCAACGGCACCATCGTGCCGATCGTGATCGGCGACATCGCCTCGTCCAAGCCGGCCTATGTGCGCGAGCCGCACAACAACTACCCGGACCTGGCCTACACCGACTACAAGACCGACTACGCCAACCGTCCCGGCACGGTGTTCGTGGCGGCCAACGACGGCATGCTGCACGCCTTCGACGCCGCCAACGGCAATGAGCGCTGGGCCTACGTGCCGCGCATCGTCATGAGCAAGCTGCCGGCGCTGGCCGGCACCACCTACGGCACCAACCACCAGTTCACCGCCGACGGCTCGCCCGAAGTGGCGGACGTCAAGATCAACGGCCAGTGGCGCACCATGCTGGTCGGCGGCCTGAATGCCGGTGGGCGCGGCTACTATGCGTTGGATGTCACCGATCCGGCCGCGCCGAAGGTGATGTGGGAACTGTGCGCCGACGCCGCCGTGTGCCCTCAGCACAACGAGCCGGAACTCGGCCTGAGCTTCGGTAATCCGCAGTTCGGCATCTGGCAGGGCAAGTGGGTGGTGTTCCTGACCTCAGGCTACAACAACATTCCCGGCACCGACGGCGTCGGCGTGGGCACCGGCACGGGCATGCTGTTCATTGTGGAAGCGGCCACCGGCAATGTGCTGGCGCGCGCCAAGACCAATTCCGGCGACACCACCACGCCCTCCGGCCTGGCCAAAATCACCGCCATCAGCAGCGACCCGCTGGCCGACGCCAAGGTCACCTACGTCTACGGCGGCGACGTGCTGGGCGCGATGTGGCGTTTCGACCTGACCGCCACCAGCGGCGCGATCGCGGTGCTGAAGATGGGCGATGCCGGCGCCAGCAAGCCGATCACCACCCGGCCCGACGTCACCCAGTGCGGCGTGCCGGTCACCAGCACCGACAGCAATGGCGTCACCAGCACCAAGACCACCGCCACCCGCATCGTATTGTTCGGCACCGGCAGGCTGCTGGATGTGCCGGACACCAGCAACACGTCGGTGCAAACCCTGTTCGCGCTGAAGGACAGCGGCAACGCCTTGGGCACCATCCCGACTTCCAGCCTGGTGCAGCAGACGTTGAGCGTGCAAGGCTCGTCCAGCAACCTGACCACCTACGCGGTGACCAACAACCCGGTCGACCTGACGCAAAAAGACGGCTGGTACTTCAACTGGAACCTGAACCCGGGCGAGCGCATGAACCTCGACCCGCAAATTGTGAGCGGGGTGGCGAACGTGATCACCAACATCCCGTCGTCCTCGTCGGCGTGTTCGGTGGGCGGCACCAGCAACCTGTATCAGGTGGACGTGTGCACGGGGCAGGGCGTGAACGGCGATCCGGCCGGGTCGACCTTGTCGAATACTTCGGCGGCGGTGGGCTTCATCATCGTGCGGCTGCCGAGCGGGCAGCTCAAGCTGATCACCACCTTTGCCGACGGCAGCAACTCCACCGTCCGCACCAAGGAACTGGATACGGCGGAGGCGCACCGGGTCGGCTGGCGTCGTATTAAGGGAGAATAA
- a CDS encoding prepilin-type N-terminal cleavage/methylation domain-containing protein, with protein MTKHLQRGFTLIEIMISVAIVGILMAVAVPAYSDYVTRGRLNEAFTALGGAQPAAEQYWANNRSYVNFDGSPSFPGTTANFTYALSGATVSTYTLTATGTGKMAGFVYTLNEGGTRATTGSPSGWGTSAVCWVDRKGGACSN; from the coding sequence ATGACAAAACATCTGCAACGCGGTTTCACCCTGATCGAAATCATGATTTCGGTGGCCATCGTCGGCATCCTGATGGCGGTGGCGGTGCCGGCCTACAGCGATTACGTTACCCGGGGCCGTCTGAACGAAGCCTTCACCGCGCTCGGCGGCGCGCAGCCGGCGGCTGAACAGTACTGGGCCAACAACCGCAGCTATGTGAACTTCGACGGCTCGCCCAGCTTCCCCGGTACCACCGCCAACTTCACTTACGCGCTCAGCGGCGCCACCGTATCCACCTACACGCTGACCGCCACCGGCACCGGCAAGATGGCCGGCTTCGTCTACACCCTCAACGAGGGCGGCACCCGCGCCACTACCGGCAGCCCGAGCGGCTGGGGCACCAGCGCCGTGTGCTGGGTCGACCGCAAGGGTGGAGCATGTTCAAACTAA
- a CDS encoding PilW family protein: MKTPTQRRYGGFSLVELMVSVVIGMLALLFATRLVISGEANKDAAVGGSDSMQNGMLAMFSLSNDAGTAGWGLNDRTVNGCNTVFSDQRGYALMTAKQGGVDVTPLAPVVIESNGTAPDVISFNSGNSNAGVGSMLMTADYGGESFVVGAQGAPYGYNPGDVLVVAPQSPDRPCTIMQISGFNPANGRSAEMLLGGGGQYRYNAAASMTQAYAKNVTFMYNLGQPDRLHFHTWSVQNAILLLRATDLAGAEESGVSVASNIVSIKAQYGFDNRALPNYDPNPAGNGTQMLPTANGGMQITRWSAQMMDADNDGINGGPGDYQRIAAVRIAVVARSKTVEKPDRNGDCSATTVLPTVFPTAVPSGVAAVPMPVAVAVAGDPVSWKCYRYRVFETIVPILNSQYRP, translated from the coding sequence ATGAAAACCCCTACCCAACGCCGCTACGGCGGCTTCTCGCTGGTGGAGCTGATGGTCAGCGTGGTGATCGGCATGCTGGCGTTGCTGTTCGCCACGCGCCTGGTCATCAGCGGCGAGGCCAACAAGGACGCCGCCGTCGGCGGTTCCGATTCCATGCAGAACGGCATGCTGGCCATGTTCTCGCTCAGTAACGACGCCGGCACCGCCGGCTGGGGCCTGAACGACCGCACCGTCAACGGCTGCAACACCGTCTTCAGCGACCAGCGCGGCTATGCGCTGATGACGGCCAAGCAGGGCGGCGTCGATGTCACGCCGCTGGCGCCGGTGGTGATCGAGTCCAACGGCACCGCGCCGGACGTCATTTCATTCAACAGCGGCAACTCAAATGCCGGTGTCGGCTCCATGCTGATGACGGCCGATTACGGCGGCGAGAGCTTCGTGGTCGGCGCGCAGGGCGCCCCGTACGGCTACAACCCCGGCGACGTGCTGGTGGTGGCGCCGCAGTCGCCGGACCGGCCGTGCACCATCATGCAGATTTCCGGCTTCAACCCGGCCAACGGCCGCAGCGCCGAAATGCTGCTGGGCGGCGGCGGCCAGTATCGCTACAACGCGGCCGCCAGCATGACGCAGGCCTACGCCAAGAACGTCACCTTCATGTACAACCTGGGCCAGCCGGACCGGCTGCACTTCCACACCTGGTCGGTGCAGAACGCCATCCTGCTGCTGCGTGCCACCGACCTGGCCGGGGCCGAGGAGAGCGGCGTCTCGGTGGCCAGCAACATCGTCTCGATCAAGGCCCAGTACGGCTTCGACAACCGTGCGCTGCCGAATTACGATCCCAATCCGGCCGGCAACGGCACGCAGATGCTGCCGACCGCCAACGGCGGCATGCAGATCACGCGCTGGAGCGCGCAGATGATGGACGCCGACAACGACGGCATCAACGGCGGCCCCGGCGACTATCAGCGCATCGCCGCCGTGCGGATCGCCGTGGTGGCGCGCAGCAAGACCGTGGAAAAGCCGGACCGCAACGGCGACTGCAGCGCCACCACCGTATTGCCCACCGTGTTCCCGACCGCCGTGCCGTCCGGCGTGGCCGCCGTGCCGATGCCGGTGGCGGTGGCGGTGGCCGGCGATCCGGTCAGCTGGAAGTGCTATCGCTACCGGGTCTTCGAGACCATCGTTCCCATCCTTAACTCCCAATACCGGCCATGA
- a CDS encoding response regulator transcription factor translates to MHVLVVEDDAVLADGLSRVLGSHGMVVEVVGNGAQADQLLQRAVQAEVVVLDIGLPGMDGFEVVRRLRARGSAVPVLLLTARDAVEDRVRGLEQGADDYLVKPFATAELVARVKALARRHTAPQAALALGQLALDLAAKRARVGDKVVELSVREWAVLEYLLQHAARVVSKQQIIDAILPWGDDLTLNAVEVYISRLRLKLADAGVTIRTIRGFGYMLEATA, encoded by the coding sequence ATGCATGTACTGGTGGTGGAAGACGATGCGGTATTGGCCGACGGCCTGAGCCGCGTGCTGGGCAGCCACGGCATGGTGGTGGAGGTGGTCGGCAACGGCGCCCAGGCCGACCAGCTCCTACAGCGCGCGGTGCAGGCCGAGGTGGTGGTGCTCGACATCGGCCTGCCCGGCATGGACGGCTTCGAAGTGGTGCGCCGCCTGCGCGCGCGCGGCAGCGCCGTGCCGGTATTGCTGCTGACGGCGCGCGATGCGGTCGAGGACCGCGTGCGCGGGCTGGAACAGGGCGCCGACGATTACCTGGTCAAGCCCTTCGCCACCGCCGAGCTGGTGGCCCGCGTCAAGGCGCTGGCGCGCCGCCACACGGCGCCGCAGGCGGCGCTGGCGCTGGGCCAGCTGGCGCTGGATCTGGCCGCCAAGCGCGCCCGCGTCGGCGACAAGGTGGTCGAGCTGTCGGTGCGCGAATGGGCGGTGCTGGAATATCTGTTGCAGCACGCTGCGCGGGTAGTGTCCAAGCAGCAGATCATCGACGCCATCCTGCCCTGGGGCGACGACCTGACGCTGAACGCGGTGGAAGTCTACATCTCGCGCCTGCGGCTCAAGCTGGCCGACGCCGGCGTCACCATCCGCACCATCCGCGGTTTCGGTTACATGCTGGAGGCGACCGCATGA
- a CDS encoding Crp/Fnr family transcriptional regulator has translation MNNTQVNAIQNNAYKIASRPAVTYSGAQQNELLGALPRDVLESLFEHLELIQLPFGQELFEFGSAMEYVHFPTTAIVSLLYVMEDGATTEIAVVGHEGVVGVSLFEGERAMCSAVVQAAGYGYRMKAQHLRDAFAKGGALPALLMRYNTALFAQMAQNAVGGRHSSIEQKLCRWLLDRLDRSPSNALKVTQEMISIMLGVRRESITAAAGKLQDDGLITYRRGNITVLDRSGLEAYAGECYKVAKTEFDRLRVDVARC, from the coding sequence ATGAACAACACCCAAGTCAACGCAATTCAGAACAACGCCTACAAAATTGCGTCCCGGCCTGCGGTCACCTACAGCGGCGCCCAACAGAACGAATTGCTGGGAGCGCTGCCGCGCGACGTCCTCGAATCCCTGTTTGAACACCTGGAGCTGATACAACTGCCGTTTGGCCAGGAACTGTTTGAATTCGGCAGCGCCATGGAATATGTACACTTCCCGACCACCGCCATCGTCTCCTTGTTGTACGTTATGGAAGACGGCGCCACCACCGAGATCGCCGTGGTCGGCCATGAAGGCGTGGTAGGCGTATCGCTGTTCGAAGGCGAGCGCGCCATGTGCAGCGCCGTGGTGCAGGCGGCCGGCTACGGCTACCGCATGAAGGCGCAGCACCTGCGCGACGCCTTCGCCAAGGGCGGCGCCCTGCCGGCGCTGCTGATGCGCTACAACACCGCCCTGTTCGCGCAAATGGCGCAGAACGCCGTCGGCGGCCGCCACAGCTCGATCGAACAAAAACTGTGCCGCTGGCTGCTGGACCGCCTGGACCGCTCGCCATCGAACGCCTTGAAGGTGACCCAGGAAATGATTTCCATCATGCTCGGCGTGCGCCGCGAAAGCATTACCGCCGCCGCCGGCAAGCTGCAGGACGACGGCCTGATCACCTACCGTCGCGGCAATATCACCGTGCTTGATCGCTCAGGCTTGGAGGCGTATGCGGGCGAGTGCTATAAGGTAGCGAAGACGGAGTTTGATCGTCTGCGGGTTGATGTAGCGCGCTGCTGA